ACCAAAGCACCTggctctgcggcggctgtgggcCCATCCTCAGAAAAAATGCACCGGGCAACGCTGCTGGTGTTGTGTGTGGCAGCGATGCTGTACATTGGGTCTTCACGCAGCAACCTCTTttccgcagcgacgccatcctcctcctcttctcaactggccaccgccacggtgGAGCCGGCGGCAGACAGAGAGGTCATGCAAGCATACAAGAAGCTCTCCGCCATGGCAGCGTGTGAGCCACGGCACCGCAGCTGACGTAAGCAGCCTGCTCGCACACGTACAAAGATGCGGGGACACACCTCCACGGTAAGCAGGGGGGAGCGTGTTCTCTCTGCCGCACTCCCCTCCGACCCCGTTGCGCATTAGAGCAGCCCTTTGGGCCCCATCAGCGGCGCTTGCCATTGCACAGTGAGTtgggggaggcggtgggatgtggtggaggtggttgtgtctgtgcgcgtgtgttgcCTTTTCTCTTTGCGATGGTTGGACGTGTGTAGAGAGGCTGCCGGCTGAGTCTTGATGTGCAGCcgggagagaggaagcgcGGTTCCGCCAGAGTGCACAGCCTCGACTCACTCCTAATACAGCAGCATTAACGCATGCACTAACAAAACAATGAAGCCGGCTCTTCCGCAACGGCGGGtgctctgtgtctgtgtgtgcctaTGCGCCCGTCTCGGTCTCGACGTAGAAGTGTATGTGTCTGTCGGTGTGTCTTCAGCGCCACCACTgacccgcccaccccctcctcctcctgctcctcacCGCAGGCGAGGTGAGAGGCAAAGCGGACGCAGACACAGCAAGAGAGGGCGAGCCACGCcgacgcatgcgcgcgcgcacacccacacacgtcGAGAGCACGTCCATTCTCATCCTTGTGCCGggtatgtatgtgtgtgtgtgtgtgtgtgataaCAACGACGGAGAGTTCACCGCTCTACCGCTGGCCACGAAGGCAAAATTAAAAGGACGAAgcaaagaaggaagagaaagaaagagagggggaggaggacgggcGCACAGCGCGAATTACTTCGGAAACGGCAGCTCAAATGCCGGCAGTCAGATACCCCTCGAACGCCCCGCAATCTCTCGATGGTTCATAAGGCGAAGGATacggcgagagcagcgccgttgcCCGACATTGAGCGAGGCACGTGCGAAAACTGGCTTCCGTTCacacatctctctctctcgcgcgtcGTCGGTGCAGTTCTGAGGCGATGATGCGGATGCAAGATTGCTCGACGCTCTTTCTCCCCATTCCGACCGCCACCAACGTCTGCACCTCTTCTTTACTTTCTCTATATCCCTTGGCCCTGGAATCTCGCCCCGACCCGCTGTTGGCCGGCCGCGTCCTACATCGATTGCTcagtgtatgtgcgtgtgtgtgtgtgtgtgcgttcgtGCTTGTGCGTACACGTGCTTGCATGGTGCAAATCAAGGtttgtgcgtctgtgtgtgtgtgtgcacctgCATGCGTGGGGTGGGATGAGTAGGTGACGCAAATCGAGTCGTTGGAGATCAAAGTTGGAAAGTAAAGAAAACCCTCAAGCAGGTGCTTTCTTGTGGGACTCGCCTAGAAACCTGCGGCACTCCCGATGGACTTCTTCCCCGGTGCGGAACGAGTTGCAACGCAATGGCCCAGTGGCGCCACTAGCAAGGAAGGCGATGCGCGTCTGAGTGCTGgcttgcacacacacacacacacacacgcggagGTGGGGACGACATGATGACGTACAACGTGAAAATACGAATTCCTAACAAAACGACTGAAGACGCTCTTCTTTCtcaagagaggaagaaaaggagatGCATATTTTCGGTTCTGCTATGCTCTGACGTCTTCCTTCgcaagtgtgtgcgtgtgtgtgtgcaagaTTATGCGCCTGTGTGTCATGGAGGGAACCAAGGGAGAAAGCAGCAGGTGCAATCTATCCCGGCCCCCACCCGCCCGTCCGCACCTGTCCTCCCTAACAACACCCTGTTTCCGTCTCCTGCTGCCAGACGCTCGAGGTCGCACAGGGTGGCGACGGAGACTTATCCAAGCAAGagccacaaaaaaaaagaaaagcagatGTACTGTCTCGACGAACCACCGCAACGCACGCAGGGGATCTCCTGAGTACATGAGCTCCCGATGTGCAAGTGACTCTGTGTGCCTGGCATTTCTCGCTTTTTGCCAGAGCTTCTCAGTGCCAccgttctccctctctctgttcaCCGGTCCCCACCCAACCCCATCCCCCTTtgcggcgtgcgcatgtTGACatcagagagagggagccaGGTCATTGCAAAGGCGAGCGAagatgtgcgcgcacacgctcgctGCGATCGTAGCGGCACCGCTTGTGCGATATGCAACCATCgtctctccgcctcccgctCACGATCAGCTGCCATCCTCGCAATCCCGAGCGCATTCAACCTGATCAGCAAACTTCAGTGCATCCCCCAAAGAAGGGCAACTCCTCTCTCCAGAAAACGGCAACGTGGCACAGACGCTCAGCGCTGCCCCTCGCTTCTACTTTCCCTTCACTTACTTTCTTCCTGGCTGGTCGGTAGTTCAGTCCAACATCCTCTGGTTGCGGTCCAGACAGtcttcaccaccgcccccccaccccctatcccacccacccacgaACGCACTGAagtgccttctctctccccctccccattgCCGCTGGCCCACGCCAGACGACCAGAGGCACGCATGGAACTGCATCCTCTCCAaaccgcagcggtgcgcatcCTGTTTTGTGGGCGACCCGCCCTGACGACCGGTGTCGTGAACCTGCGCGTGCTCCTTGGTGGCGATGGGCAGTACTGCCTGGCAGAGAAGCGAAAGGCAAAGCTgcaccacagcagccgccATGGCACCCGGGGAGACGCGGCAGTCAGCAACGGCGTCGAAGTGAGTGCTGATTCcgaggagaagcgcgagAGTGTCTACCGCGTCTGCTCCTCTGAAGGACTGCCCGACGGATGCTATTACGTGAAGGCAGATCGACACTACTGGGTCATGCACATGAAGGGGGAACTCAGGGCAGCCATCTCaaccgcggcagcaccaaccCATCCTTCCGCATCACTTTGGAACACGCAAGCCACCCTGGCCTCGTCACCGATGCCTTTAGCAGCAACCGCATCGACAGCGGAGCCCTCGAAGGTGGAAGAAGACGTGTTGGCGAGGAGAGCCCAAGACCAAGGTACTGCTGCTAGTGCCcctgcagaagcggcgggtgcgatggcggcgacggcagagTCGTCCTCAGCTCTGGCACCTGCAGATGGTGCGGCGCGTGCTGGTGCGGCAAGAAAGCAGAAGGTGGTTTCGACGAAGCGAAAGTGCACGAGACGCCTGAAGGCTGTGGAAGAGGGCATGGAGAAACTCCCGCTGATCACCACCACATTCTCCGATCCGGGCTCTCTCGCGGAAGCGTCACCAacgcaagagcagcagcagagggcgTCCATGCATGTTGTGGACGTAGTCGGCGATGTTGAGGAGGCGCTAGGAGAGCAGCTCCTGGGCACTCCTCTCTCCGCGCGGCAAGCAGCCAAGGTGGCAACCGACGTCCTCGTCACGTGTGAAGAGACGCCACCctcactgcagcagcaggaaaagCAGTGGGAGAGACGCAAGAAGACTTCGCGTGTgcacgtcgacgccgtcgccgaggaCTGCAAAGGCAGCGAGGCTGATGCGGCGGGAGGCTGCGTGAGCGCGAAAAAGACACGCGACAGCAGCCGTACAGGTGGCGGCAACGACCTCAATGTCGAAGTTGTAGGCGGCACGCCTCTTGTGGAGCAGCTGGTCGCCGATGCATCTCAGCCCCcgaagcagccgcaacaTCGTGgaaagcggcgccgcagcgatgaAGTCACTGCCGAGGATCCGCCGGCACTACCCTCCGTGCGGTACCCGAGCACTCAGGTCAAGCCTCTGACGTCGTCTTTCCCAGAGACGTCGCCGCTTCCGACGCCGGAAAAGAGCAAGGCGGCGCGGAGGAAGATGGGCCTGAGGcaagacgaggacgaggctTCCGCGCCTGCATCATCTGCCAATCTAAGGGATGCCACCCTACCTCTGCCGTCGGCACTCACCTGCAGCGACACCGAAAGTGCCCCAATGCCGGCATCACCTGCATGCAAGTCACGCAAGTCCAGCACTGCCACCTCAGCAGCgttcgccgcagcagcatcggaTGCAGCCGACACGGCCACTTTATCGAAGAttccagcaccgcctcttTCCCCGCTTTCTCCTCGCCCTGTGCCGGGCGGGCGGCAAATCACCCGTCCACATGGTAAGAAGACGCCAAACCACGCGGGCACGAACACGGCTTCTCTTGctcatcctcctccacggcaggcgccgccgcagcagcagcaacaggaaGACGAAAACCCCCCTGCGAAGCGATCGCCGGCCTCCGCTCCGCAGGAAACCACCCCGAACATCCTCTacagcaaccgcagcagcgacgtcgcgGCTCCCACTGCCCGTGACATAatgcaacagcagcagcacggcagccacTCAGCGCTCAACTCTCCTTCAACCCAATCGCAGGTCGGAGCGGATCGATCGGCGAGCACCAGCAGTCTCCTGGGGCCTCTACtgtctccgctgctgcagcgccagtcTCAGTGGGGTGGtatcggcggtggcgctgccggaTCGAGGGGACTGCATGAGAGTATGATgagcggaggcagcggcggcggcggcttctttCCATCCGACAGCCCCGCGCTGGGCTTCACACAGGTGCACAGCACGCTGGCAGAAGAGTTCAGCCTGGATGTGTCAGAGACAgagtcgtcgtcggcggcctCGGAGTATCTGTACGATTTGGAAGAGTAGCACTGAAggtggggaagaggaggggacAGGCGCCGTGGCAGAGAGGCAGCGCGTCACCGTGTGGCCtgtttggggggagggggtcgagAAGAGCGGTGGCTGTGGGCACTTCTGCAGCGGCTAGCAGTGCCTTCTTTCGCATGGATGCCTTTGCCCTATCGCCCGTGGAGTCCATGGCgtgctcgccctcctccttcgtgtCGCTGATTCTCCCCGTCTGCGCGTTGATCGCGAGCAGAGGTCTGCCTTCCGACCAGCAACAAGAAGCTGGTTTGTACGGCAgcgaaacgaagaaaaaaaaaaaacattttTTAAAGGTGGCCATGATAATGCTGCACATCTGTACCGGAACGTTTTTGCGACGGGTTTTGGGTGCGTGCGCTTACTCAGTGTTTCGATCGCACCTTGGCGACGACACAGCTGAAGGGCACCGAGTGTATCGTCGCCAATTCCTCCCTCGGTCGCTCCTGCCACCGCGCATGATGCAGCGACGATCTTCGTGACAGCCACGGTGCTGAGGAGGGGTTGTAGGACCCACGCGAGGCAGGAAAAGGGCGACATAAACGGTTCCTGCGCGTCACCATGGAAAGCATGATCGCTGGCTTTTGGCCTCCGCCAcgcactgcagcgcggcTCTCCActttgcgcgtgtgtgcctcgcCGCGCGTTACTGTTCTTTCCCCTTTTCTCCATCATATGCATACATCTACATGTATCGATATGTATGCCCAGCAGTGGGGTGGGGCACCGCGCTTGCACACGCTCGTCTTACCTCTCACGCATCCACCGCCAATCATCGCTATCCTCAACCCCTTTTCTTgaccccttcctctctctctctatctgcTCTCATTGACCGACTTACTTCTGAGAGGAAGCAGGCTCTCGAACAGCAGAGGGCAAGCCGAAAACGTCTATCACACACAGACGTACACACGGGCATACTCCGTTACATCTCTCCAACCATGAATCAAGCCCTAGACcctgcacgtgcgccgcAGTTCCTGGACtcgatgctgcgccgcaacCGCATCGTGCTCATCTCCGCCACCTACTGCCAGTTCTCCACCAAGCTGAAGATGTTGCTGATTGAGCTGAAGCACCGCTTTGTCTCGCTGGAGATCGACATCATTCCCAACGGGCGAGAGGTTTTTCAGGAGGTGGTAGCCCGCACCGGCGTGCACACAGTGCCGCAGGTGTTCCTCAACGGTAAGTACCTTGGCGGATACGACGACCTCATCGCGCTCTACCACAAGAGAGAGCTCTCCGAGACTCTGGAGAAGCGGTGAGCTAACGCGAGACTGTGGGAGAGTGCGAGGCTGTGATAGAATAATGCGGCATGGTGAGTTGAGCAGGAGAGGAACGCAACACCGCCACTTCAGCTTGCCGGTTTTGGATCCGGgcttgcctttttttttgtcgagGATGTGCCCCGCTGCTCCGCAGCGCTCCTCCCGCGTTCAAGGACGGGTCGATGGGGTGTCTTGTcccgcatctctctctctcttcgcctcctccccctctccggcactgttttctttcttttgtctgttcctccccttctcttcgATTGGCACGctgggtgtgtgcgcgtacgtgcgGGACCTCGCTGATCGCTCGAAGCTCCGCTGAACAGCATCGCTGTGCGCCTCTCCAGAGCATTGTTGGCTGGCATGAATGTGCACTACATTCCTCTGAGGAAGAAGGAGGGGCCGAGTCTGGGTGTCTGTCAGTCGCCGTTGGACTGTTTGTTTTGTCTGCGTTGTTCTTCACCGGTACAAAACCTTCCACACAACGCACGTACGGGCGCCATGGCATATCGCGCTGTTTGCCGCTGAAGTTAAGAACTGGTTTCCGCCCCTAAGCGCTTCGCTTTAAGAGGCTTCGCTGTGCCTACGTGCACGcgtcgccacctcctccggcTGCTTCCCTCAATGTACATGTATGTCTATATCGCATCCCTCATGCCCCGCATCTCCGCATGCACGAACTCTCCGGCCACCATTAGTTACTGCTacgctcctctctctctgttaCCCTTGCCGCCTCGTCACACCCTAGCCGCTCACGAAGGGGTCTAGAGCGAGGGAAAACGCAACGAGAAAAAATCACATAGCCCAAAGAAGAGCACAACCGATCGTGTTCGCCAGCACCTCTTCTCTGAAAGCTACCAGAAACCGGTAAATAAAAGGTGTCTATTGAAGCTTTCGTCAGCTTTCGGTCCCTGTGCGCGCAGACAAGTGCGCTTCCCCTTGAACGCTGCCACTCGCACAACTGCCAAAATCATTCCTCATCCCTTTTCGACTAGCGCTTGTCTTCCCTGCCACCACGACCTCCTCTCTCGGAAGTGCTCACTGGCCGCCCTcacccctcttcttctttcctgttgttgttgttctctgtTTCGGGTTTTCCGTCTTTGTACTTCTTTGACTCCATCCCTGTTGTTGTACTACCCTGattgcgtgcttgtgtgtgtgtgtgtgtgtttgtttgaCGCTCCTCTCCATCCCCCTTCAcgcccttctctttcccttctgcctctctttctttttccgtctttttttgttgttgttgctgttgcctTGTTCGCTTTTCATGTATAGATCAGTGTGTCGGTGCACGGTTTGcacttccctctctcctcggcGCGCCTTCCGCCGTCTTCGGCCTGCGCAGTTgagtgttgtgtgtgtggggggaggggggcggctACTTTGCTTTTTCGTCATTATCACCATTATCACAGGAAAAGCGTAATTCTCTCCACTCCCTCTTTCGCTGCCGGAGTGTCGGTGCTACGGTGCTCAGCtgtacacacgcgcacggaaACTCGCAGATCGCGCATTCAGAGGAAGGATACATACACCGAGCGCGGCCGTCCGGCGTGGCCATGCGACCCTCCACGAGCATGGACACTCCCTTTAACTGCGACAGCACCGGCGTGCGGATGTCATCTGTAACCTCCACCATTACCGCCCGTGCGAGCCGATCACGGCAGCCGACACTTCCCTGGTTAGACCCCAGCGTTGTGCTGGAGGTGCACTCCTCCTCAGAGACTCTGCTATCGACTCGCAGGAGCGCTTTCCAGTGTTCTCCGTCCTACGCCTCTGTTGCAGAGTCGCTAGAGACACCGCTCGTTATGACGGCCACCACTGCAGTGCTGAGTGCCACAATTAACGAGGAGTGTGACGACCTGGAGCTCAGCACGACCGCCTACGGCGAGGTCATCCGAGCCGATAAGCTGCGCACTAatctgcgccgcggcggcgagtaCCGTTTTTCATGCTGTGCATTTTGGCACCGTCagggcagcaacagcagcagcggcggcggggcggtTGACCATCGCATCCACGCGGCGCCACATCCTTCACGGCTCTCCAGCGCACCGCAACAGCGACCTAAGCAGCAAACAGCGAGTACTGCGTCACCGACAGCGGCAACTACATTGTTGCTCGGGGAAGTcgaagctgccgcggcagtcGCTGAGTGTCACGCCTCCGGCTGGAGCGTGTCACCGCCGGAACCGAGGACGGAAGATGTGCTCACCATCCCATGCCCGCCACCTCTCGGAGGCAAGCGCACCAGCATGAAAGGCGGCGACGTTGAGCTGGCCTCCCAGCAGTTTTCGAGGCAGCTGCTCGATCTGCCATCTTTCCGCCCAACGCAAATtgccctttccttctccatAGCTGCGGCAGAACGAGAACGGG
The DNA window shown above is from Leishmania donovani BPK282A1 complete genome, chromosome 20 and carries:
- a CDS encoding glutaredoxin, putative translates to MNQALDPARAPQFLDSMLRRNRIVLISATYCQFSTKLKMLLIELKHRFVSLEIDIIPNGREVFQEVVARTGVHTVPQVFLNGKYLGGYDDLIALYHKRELSETLEKR